The region CATCCATTCCCGTCTGTATCCAAACTCCGGTTTTTCCAACAGTAGGCGGAGTATGAACAGGCAGCGTGAAGTCGAAGTCCAACTCCTTTTTCTCTCCCACACCAATCGTGAACGAATTTCCAATCGTAAACGTTTCCAGTTTCAACTTTTCATATACTTTTTTATCATCAATTTCACGGGCTGCTTCCGTCATCAGAAATAAATTTATCTGATCCACCTGCTGTTCCGCATTGCCGCCTTCAATAACAATTTTCCCGCTTACTTCTTCACCCGGAATCAGCTGATCATTATCAAGCTGTGTATCAACCTTTGCATTACCAATTCCTGCACTTGCAAGCCATTTTTTCAACATATTAATTTCCCCCTCCTCGTTAATATATTATTCGACACCGAGAGACAAAATCCTGCCTGAAACTATGAAAAACACACGGATTTTAATCGTCAGCAATATCACACTATCCTTCTTCCGCTCGCTCTTCAGTTCCTTGTAATTGATCACGTCTTAAATACATCGTTGTAATGAGAGCCGCTTCACTGACAATGAACAAACAGCCGCCAAGTACAAGCCCCCCGTAGAACAATGCTTCGCTGCTGCCCCAAACACCAAGGAACCAGCCAAAAACAGCGCAAGCTACAAGGAATAAATTTATAACACACGCCAGAAATACCTGGGAGCCGAAATAACCGGTCATTTTAATCATTTTGTATCCGGAAAAATAACTGGCAGCCAATGCTAGAACAATAAAAATTATATAAATGATCAGTGCTGAATTATTTCCTTCCAGAGTCATGTTGATGTTCCTTTCCTATCTGTTTTCTTTTCATTCCATGTATATTGTCATCCAATTCACGAAATAATTCCTCAATACTTGCTTTCAAAATTAATGGTACTACAAATTAAATTCTGCTAGTATCATGCTCGCCGTTTCCTTGGCGCTCAAATTGGTATTGTTCATTCGAAGGTAATGTTCAAAATCAATTTCAGCATCAAATGAATTAAATCGCTCTTTTTTCATCGATTGGAGCAGTTCTTTTTCGGAAAACGCCACATTTCGTTTTGTCGGCTTGTGTTCCAATCTGTTCGGGGTATTATTTCGTTTGACCCGCTCATCAACATCTGCCTCAAGTTCAACAAAGTAAATCGCTGCGCCAGCACCGGAAAAAATATCGCACATCTCCTTAACACTATCCCAATCCTCTTGCCTGTTTAATGCCCAGACGAAGGTGAAGATCAGGCCCTCCAAATCACTTTTGGCAACCGTCTTAAAGATTTCCGTGCGAAACATGTTTGACAAGCGCCACATCTCCTCGCTGAATCCGAAAAACGGTTCGAGCAAGTCAATGGTCATATGGTTATGCAACAGTTTGAGGCCTGTTATTTTTTCCAATTCCTGTCCCACTGTCATCTTACCAACTGCCTGCGGGCCAAACAACAAGACAAGCTTCATATGTATCCCTCCTGCAGCCGGTTTATGTTGAAATCCAGCTTTTGATTTGGTCCTTAATTTTTTCCGGGGATGCACCAGTTTTATCCATACATTACCGTCTAACCGCATCCAAAATCAAGGATGGAACCCTGAAAGCACCGCCCTGATTTCTTGGATCAATTTTTTTGGAACGGAAAATGGCCCCGTCTTTAATATCACAGTCCGTGTCATGAAACTAGCCGTTTTCATCACAGTACTCAAGCAGATTCACCTCAAATACTGACATCACGCTTTTTAAAGATAATAAATGACAAGGACAAAAACAAAGCCAGATAGATAACCAGCATAATTATTGAGAATTGTAATGTCATTCCTTCAACCATCGGCCCGCCTTCAAAATACAAATTCAGATTCGTATTGGCAAACAGAGAATATTTTGCCAAGTCAGTGACTATTGCAAGAATGTTCGTTGCCATTGATCCGATAAACAACAGCACGATAGAAACCGCGATAGCAATGGCCTCACTTCTGAAAATACTGGAGATCATAAAGGCAAGCGCTGTAAGCATCAGCAATGTTACACTGCTGGATAGATAGCTTACTCCCAGGTACAGGGTGCGTGACCATTCATACACTTCACCGCCACTTGCCGACAGATGGGTTGCCGCTCCATCAAAGCCGAATAAAAGTCCCCCGACTGCAAATGAACAAACAAAGAGCAACAGCAGCAAAAACAGCCCGAATAAAATCGCTGTAACAAATTTTGCGGCAAGTATTTGAATTCTTGATGCTGACCGGACAAGCAGCAATTTAATCGTACCATTTTTAAATTCATGCGAAATAATCGATGCCCCAACGATAATGACAAATGCTCCAATCAGCTGTACCAGATTCATATTGGTGTCCATATACGTCCAGGCGTTCTCCTCTTCATACGGAGAAATCCCATGTTCAAGCCGGTAGTCGTTAATCGCCTGCTGATTTATCGCATGGCTTTCCAGGTAGTGATTGTTTGTTTCTTTTTCCTGTTTAGCCAACTCCTTATTTTCCTGTTGCAGTTCAGACCGCCACTGCTCCTCACCAGGCAGTTTTTCATTCTGCTGATTATAAAACGTAAATATTGCCGTAGCAGCTATTCCCAGAATTACCAGTCCGCACATAACATACGTACTCGTTTTATTGAACAATTTCATCCATTCATTGCGGATTAACTTAAAAAACATTATGACACACCCCCACTCGTCACTTCAAAAAAGCGATCTTCGAGTGACTGTTTTTCCAAAATAGATTGATAGACGATAATTTCATTTCCGACCAGATAAGTAATGACTCCCCCCATCTGATCTTTTGTTGCCTGCAGACGAAGTTTCTTATCCAAAAACTGAACGTCAATAGCTGGAAATTTATCAGCAATCAGTTCCTGTGCCTTGTCCCGTTCATTAACCTCCAGTGTGAAAAAACTGGTACTGGCAGGTTGTGATGCATCTCCTTTCACGTTTTCGACCTTGGCAATTTTGCCATCCTGAATAATGGCAAAGCGGTCACAGATTAATTCAATTTCGGAAAGAAGATGACTGGAGATTAAAATGGCGACATTCTCTTCTTTTGCGACTCTCCGAAGATAATCCCGCATTTCCTTAACCCCGGCAGGATCAAGTCCATTTGTCGGCTCATCCAAAATCAGCACATCCGGACTATGCAGCATCGCCTGCGCAATTCCCAGCCGCTGCTTCATGCCCAGCGAAAATTTGCGCACCTTTTGCTTCTTCACATGGGATAGCCTGACAAGTTCCAGCCGCTTTTCAATGTCCTCTTTTGTAACATTGCCGCTCATGCGCCCAAAGTGGATCAGATTCTTTTCAGCCGTCAGGTATTTATACATTTCCGGATTCTCTACAATCGTGCCAACATGCCCAATCGCCTTTTTAAAATCATGGACGATACTTTTCCCGCTGATAGTAATGTCACCTTTCGTAACGTTTGTCAGTCCGACAATCATGCGGATAGTGGTTGTTTTTCCTGCCCCATTCGGTCCCAAAAAACCAAAAATCTCACCCGGATATACGTCAAATGAAACATCATTAATAATTTGATTTCTGCCTATTTTCTTGTGGACATTTTTCAATGATAAAACCGGTTCCACTGTGTAACACTCCCTCGTATTAATTTTCATCCCAAAACAGGTCATCAAGCGTTTTACCCAAAGCTTTACAGATTGATAGACACAGACTCAGGGTCGGGTTGTATTTTCCCAGCTCAATCAAACCAATAGTCTGCCTGGAAACTCCTGTCCGTTCGGCAAGTTCCTGCTGTGATAAATCATGCTCCGCCCGGGCCATTTTCAACTTAATATTTTTCATCGGAACCACCGTCTTCATCATCCATGTCATCCAGCTGCTTTTCCACTGCTTTGTCGCTTCTTTTTTTCATGACCGAATGACTGATTACAAGTGCCAGAATGAAAAACGGCACATAGATGATCAGGGAAACGAACATGACCAGAAAAAAGGTGAAAATAGGGGTTCCGGTTTTTTCACCATATAAAATGGCACTGCGCGTCCCGAAAAACAGTGCAATGGCAACACCAAAAAGCAAGCCTTT is a window of Virgibacillus ihumii DNA encoding:
- a CDS encoding AAA family ATPase — protein: MKLVLLFGPQAVGKMTVGQELEKITGLKLLHNHMTIDLLEPFFGFSEEMWRLSNMFRTEIFKTVAKSDLEGLIFTFVWALNRQEDWDSVKEMCDIFSGAGAAIYFVELEADVDERVKRNNTPNRLEHKPTKRNVAFSEKELLQSMKKERFNSFDAEIDFEHYLRMNNTNLSAKETASMILAEFNL
- a CDS encoding ABC transporter permease, yielding MFFKLIRNEWMKLFNKTSTYVMCGLVILGIAATAIFTFYNQQNEKLPGEEQWRSELQQENKELAKQEKETNNHYLESHAINQQAINDYRLEHGISPYEEENAWTYMDTNMNLVQLIGAFVIIVGASIISHEFKNGTIKLLLVRSASRIQILAAKFVTAILFGLFLLLLLFVCSFAVGGLLFGFDGAATHLSASGGEVYEWSRTLYLGVSYLSSSVTLLMLTALAFMISSIFRSEAIAIAVSIVLLFIGSMATNILAIVTDLAKYSLFANTNLNLYFEGGPMVEGMTLQFSIIMLVIYLALFLSLSFIIFKKRDVSI
- a CDS encoding ABC transporter ATP-binding protein; this encodes MEPVLSLKNVHKKIGRNQIINDVSFDVYPGEIFGFLGPNGAGKTTTIRMIVGLTNVTKGDITISGKSIVHDFKKAIGHVGTIVENPEMYKYLTAEKNLIHFGRMSGNVTKEDIEKRLELVRLSHVKKQKVRKFSLGMKQRLGIAQAMLHSPDVLILDEPTNGLDPAGVKEMRDYLRRVAKEENVAILISSHLLSEIELICDRFAIIQDGKIAKVENVKGDASQPASTSFFTLEVNERDKAQELIADKFPAIDVQFLDKKLRLQATKDQMGGVITYLVGNEIIVYQSILEKQSLEDRFFEVTSGGVS
- a CDS encoding helix-turn-helix transcriptional regulator, with the translated sequence MKNIKLKMARAEHDLSQQELAERTGVSRQTIGLIELGKYNPTLSLCLSICKALGKTLDDLFWDEN